The following coding sequences are from one Pseudonocardia sp. EC080619-01 window:
- a CDS encoding PH domain-containing protein yields the protein MTASGPLTTGDPTDGTEQLPLPLRPPAHRVDGRAIWWWRLRGLPTPVVLLVAQGVGWALLPREPWHGLLIATITLTVLWLLVATLLVPTLRYRLHRWEVTDEAVYTRSGWLVREWRIAPIPRVQTVDTEHGPLQQALRLGTVTVTTASARGPVRIAGLDADEARELARRLTETTGRHSGDAT from the coding sequence ATGACCGCCTCCGGCCCCCTCACGACCGGCGACCCGACCGACGGCACCGAGCAGCTCCCGCTCCCCCTGCGCCCACCGGCGCACCGGGTGGACGGGCGCGCGATCTGGTGGTGGCGGCTGCGCGGGTTGCCGACGCCGGTCGTGCTGCTCGTCGCCCAGGGGGTCGGCTGGGCCCTGCTCCCGCGCGAGCCGTGGCACGGCCTGCTCATCGCGACGATCACGCTGACCGTCCTGTGGCTGCTCGTCGCCACGCTGCTGGTCCCGACCCTGCGCTACCGGCTGCACCGCTGGGAGGTCACCGACGAGGCCGTCTACACCCGCTCCGGCTGGCTGGTCCGGGAGTGGCGGATCGCGCCGATCCCGCGGGTGCAGACCGTCGACACCGAGCACGGCCCGCTGCAGCAGGCACTGCGGCTGGGGACCGTCACGGTGACGACGGCGTCGGCCCGCGGCCCGGTCCGCATCGCCGGTCTCGACGCCGACGAGGCCCGCGAGCTGGCCCGGCGGCTCACCGAGACGACCGGCCGGCACTCCGGGGACGCGACGTGA
- a CDS encoding PH domain-containing protein yields MSGDGTGSPDPGSRWVVPAPDRPTLRESGGVPPPWSRTEAPGTALDGHDTPAPGPAGTATAPGDGWRRLPALMLVVAPATALLKLAPALVVLLLFGAGRGNAVQLWIAAGIAVLAVGAGVVRWRTTRYRITEERVELHSGLLNRQRRSVPRDRIRTVDLTAPLLHRLVGVSVVKVGSGQSAGKESGLDLDAVTTTEAERLRRELLSRPAAGTHPPTAGAPGPAAEPEAGEELDRIDWASLRYAPLTVSSLAAIGAAAAALWNLLREADVDPRTLPGADAVAGELTSAPVWASVLVGVVLLLFLMVAGSIVLFVERWWGFRLTREPDGTLRVRRGLLTRRSLSVSEQRLRGVTVTEPLLVRAIGKGAQAGALTVGLAGADGEASHAGALGPPVPRAHAHRIATTAARTGSAVTDGPLTAHPRRARTRRLVRAVGPALVLPVAAAVLAHLGGPSWPLVVAALLVVVAVPLGLDRYRALGHRLDERYLVARSGSLLRTTAALRRDGVIGWRVRQSLFQRRAGVVTLEATTAAGNGAVQVLDLAPSDAVALMAEISPDAVRGFRA; encoded by the coding sequence GTGAGCGGCGACGGAACCGGGTCCCCCGACCCGGGCTCCCGGTGGGTCGTCCCGGCCCCGGACCGTCCGACGCTCCGGGAGTCCGGCGGTGTCCCGCCTCCCTGGAGCCGCACCGAGGCACCCGGCACCGCGCTCGACGGCCACGACACCCCGGCCCCCGGACCCGCAGGTACCGCGACGGCCCCCGGGGACGGCTGGCGGCGCCTACCGGCGCTGATGCTCGTCGTCGCCCCCGCCACCGCACTCCTGAAGCTGGCCCCCGCCCTGGTCGTCCTGCTGCTGTTCGGCGCCGGACGCGGGAACGCGGTGCAGCTGTGGATCGCGGCCGGGATCGCCGTGCTCGCCGTCGGTGCCGGGGTGGTCCGCTGGCGGACCACCCGCTACCGCATCACCGAGGAGCGCGTCGAGCTGCACAGCGGGCTGCTCAACCGGCAGCGCCGCTCGGTCCCGCGGGACCGGATCCGCACCGTCGACCTGACCGCGCCGCTGCTGCACCGGCTCGTCGGGGTCAGCGTGGTGAAGGTCGGGTCCGGGCAGAGCGCGGGCAAGGAGTCCGGCCTCGATCTCGACGCCGTCACCACGACCGAGGCCGAGCGTCTCCGCCGCGAGCTGCTCTCCCGCCCCGCCGCGGGCACCCACCCGCCCACGGCCGGTGCTCCCGGGCCGGCAGCGGAGCCGGAGGCCGGCGAGGAGCTGGACCGCATCGACTGGGCGTCGCTGCGCTACGCCCCGCTGACCGTCAGCTCGCTGGCCGCGATCGGTGCCGCCGCGGCCGCGCTCTGGAACCTGCTCCGCGAGGCGGACGTCGATCCCCGCACCCTCCCCGGCGCGGACGCCGTCGCCGGGGAGCTGACCTCCGCACCGGTCTGGGCGTCGGTGCTGGTCGGCGTCGTCCTGCTGCTGTTCCTGATGGTCGCCGGGTCGATCGTGCTGTTCGTCGAGCGCTGGTGGGGGTTCCGGCTGACCCGCGAGCCCGACGGCACGCTGCGGGTCCGGCGCGGGCTGCTCACCCGGCGTTCGCTGTCGGTGTCCGAGCAGCGGCTGCGCGGGGTCACCGTCACCGAGCCGCTGCTGGTGCGCGCGATCGGGAAGGGCGCGCAGGCCGGGGCGCTGACCGTCGGGCTGGCCGGCGCCGACGGCGAGGCGAGCCACGCGGGTGCGCTCGGCCCGCCGGTCCCGCGGGCGCACGCGCACCGCATCGCGACGACCGCCGCCCGGACCGGGTCCGCGGTCACCGACGGCCCGCTGACGGCGCACCCGCGGCGGGCCCGCACCCGGCGCCTGGTCCGGGCGGTCGGCCCGGCGCTGGTGCTGCCGGTGGCGGCCGCCGTCCTCGCCCACCTGGGCGGCCCGTCCTGGCCGCTGGTGGTCGCGGCCCTGCTGGTCGTCGTGGCCGTCCCGCTCGGGCTGGACCGCTACCGCGCGCTCGGCCACCGGCTCGACGAGCGCTACCTGGTGGCCCGCAGCGGCTCGCTGCTCCGGACGACGGCGGCGCTGCGCCGCGACGGCGTCATCGGCTGGCGGGTCCGGCAGAGCCTGTTCCAGCGCCGGGCCGGCGTCGTCACCCTGGAGGCGACGACGGCGGCGGGCAACGGCGCCGTGCAGGTGCTCGACCTGGCCCCGTCCGACGCCGTCGCACTGATGGCGGAGATCTCGCCGGACGCCGTGCGCGGCTTCCGGGCCTGA
- a CDS encoding helicase HerA-like domain-containing protein: MADNADSAADHTAARTIAEGYATDGAALELGTVLVDGVCDPEARVRIPLATLNRHGLVAGATGTGKTKTLQALAGQLSDAGVPVLLADVKGDLSGMARAGEPGAKIDERVRDTGDDWTPTAYPVQFLSLGDGGVAVPVRATITQFGPILLAKVLGLNPTQESTLGLIFHWADQRGLPLLDTKDLRAVIQHLTSDEGKADLKGIGGVSSSTAGVILRALVNLEAQGGDTFFGEPEFEPADLMREIEGKGVVTLLELAERAANPMLFSTFLMWLLAELYEDLPEAGDLDKPKLVFFFDEAHLLFADASKAFLDRIEQTVKLIRSKGVGVFFCTQLPTDVPNEVLSQLGARVQHALRAFTPEDQKALNRTVKTYPRSDVYDLESALTSLGTGEAIVTVLSERGAPTPVAWTRLRAPRSMMAALGEDDVRQEAAASSLQAKYGEMVDRDSAYERLTGRIASGPGGDATPVEAPAPQAPPPGEAAPPPPPPQPQDSSEQGWFSKVGDFLQSPTGRQITNTVTREITRSLFGTRRRR, encoded by the coding sequence GTGGCCGACAACGCAGATTCCGCTGCAGATCACACCGCCGCCCGCACCATCGCCGAGGGGTACGCCACCGACGGCGCCGCGCTGGAACTCGGCACGGTGCTCGTCGACGGTGTCTGCGACCCGGAGGCGCGGGTCCGGATCCCGCTGGCGACGCTGAACCGGCACGGCCTCGTCGCCGGCGCCACCGGTACCGGCAAGACGAAGACGCTGCAGGCGCTCGCCGGGCAGCTCTCCGACGCCGGCGTCCCGGTGCTGCTGGCCGACGTCAAGGGCGACCTGTCGGGCATGGCGCGGGCCGGCGAGCCGGGCGCGAAGATCGACGAGCGGGTGCGCGACACCGGCGACGACTGGACGCCGACGGCCTACCCGGTGCAGTTCCTGTCGCTGGGCGACGGCGGCGTCGCCGTCCCGGTGCGGGCGACGATCACCCAGTTCGGCCCGATCCTGCTGGCGAAGGTCCTGGGGCTCAACCCCACCCAGGAGTCGACCCTCGGGCTGATCTTCCACTGGGCCGACCAGCGCGGGCTGCCGCTGCTCGACACGAAGGACCTGCGCGCCGTCATCCAGCACCTGACCTCCGACGAGGGCAAGGCCGACCTCAAGGGGATCGGCGGGGTGTCGTCGTCGACGGCAGGGGTGATCCTGCGGGCGCTGGTGAACCTGGAGGCCCAGGGCGGGGACACGTTCTTCGGCGAGCCCGAGTTCGAGCCGGCGGACCTGATGCGCGAGATCGAGGGGAAGGGTGTCGTCACCCTGCTCGAGCTCGCCGAGCGGGCCGCGAACCCGATGCTGTTCTCGACGTTCCTCATGTGGCTGCTGGCCGAGCTCTACGAGGACCTGCCCGAGGCCGGCGACCTGGACAAGCCGAAGCTGGTCTTCTTCTTCGACGAGGCGCACCTGCTGTTCGCCGACGCGTCGAAGGCGTTCCTCGACCGCATCGAGCAGACCGTGAAGCTCATCCGGTCCAAGGGTGTCGGGGTGTTCTTCTGCACCCAGCTGCCCACCGACGTCCCGAACGAGGTGCTGTCGCAGCTCGGCGCGCGCGTCCAGCACGCGCTGCGGGCCTTCACCCCCGAGGACCAGAAGGCCCTCAACCGGACCGTCAAGACCTACCCCCGGTCCGACGTCTACGACCTGGAGTCGGCGCTGACGTCGCTGGGCACCGGCGAGGCGATCGTGACCGTGCTGTCCGAGCGGGGCGCCCCCACCCCGGTGGCGTGGACCCGGCTGCGGGCGCCGCGCTCGATGATGGCCGCGCTCGGCGAGGACGACGTCCGGCAGGAGGCGGCCGCGTCGTCGTTGCAGGCCAAGTACGGCGAGATGGTCGACCGCGACTCCGCCTACGAGCGGCTGACCGGCCGGATCGCGTCCGGTCCCGGCGGGGACGCCACCCCCGTCGAGGCCCCGGCCCCGCAGGCCCCGCCGCCCGGCGAGGCCGCCCCGCCGCCGCCCCCGCCGCAGCCGCAGGACTCCAGCGAGCAGGGCTGGTTCTCCAAGGTCGGTGACTTCCTGCAGTCCCCGACCGGGCGGCAGATCACGAACACGGTCACCCGGGAGATCACCCGGAGCCTGTTCGGGACCCGCCGCCGGCGCTGA
- the orn gene encoding oligoribonuclease, with amino-acid sequence MTDRLVWIDCEMTGLDLGSDALIEIAALVTDGDLNVLGEGVDVVIACDDAQLDAMPDVVRDMHARSGLTEEVRAATVTIAEAEERVLAYIRAHVPDARTAPLAGSSIATDRGFLARDMQELDAYLHYRMIDVSSVKELARRWFPRVFYAKPEKGLAHRALADIQESIRELAYYRKALFVAPPGPSTEQAQAAAAAVADVATTANPQAGGGATG; translated from the coding sequence ATGACCGACCGGCTGGTGTGGATCGACTGCGAGATGACCGGGCTCGACCTCGGTTCCGACGCGCTCATCGAGATCGCGGCGCTGGTCACCGACGGGGACCTCAACGTCCTGGGCGAGGGCGTGGACGTCGTCATCGCCTGCGACGACGCGCAGCTCGACGCGATGCCCGACGTGGTGCGTGACATGCACGCGCGCTCCGGGCTGACCGAGGAGGTCCGGGCCGCGACGGTGACCATCGCCGAGGCGGAGGAACGGGTGCTCGCCTACATCCGCGCCCACGTCCCCGACGCCCGCACCGCGCCGCTCGCCGGCAGCTCCATCGCGACCGACCGCGGATTCCTCGCCCGCGACATGCAGGAGCTCGACGCCTACCTGCACTACCGGATGATCGACGTCAGCTCGGTGAAGGAACTGGCCCGCCGCTGGTTCCCGCGGGTGTTCTACGCGAAGCCGGAGAAGGGGCTGGCGCACCGCGCGCTGGCCGACATCCAGGAGTCGATCCGGGAGCTCGCGTACTACCGGAAGGCGTTGTTCGTGGCCCCGCCCGGGCCGAGCACCGAGCAGGCCCAGGCCGCCGCGGCCGCGGTCGCCGACGTGGCCACGACGGCGAACCCGCAGGCAGGGGGCGGCGCGACGGGGTGA
- a CDS encoding class I SAM-dependent methyltransferase, protein MARPDHTVFLKRSFSKMDQLATPFLTGRRLCRQLAQVVPHGTNGVVVELGAGPGVLAEPIRARLGPNARYLAIEIDPELVAHLREHKPWLEVVEGDVADLERILDEAGIDRVDAFVSTLPWAVFPQTLRLSVMGVIARRLVPDGVMSMIITWMALPNRVRDLRDLLDTHFDEVVETATEWRNPPPARTFLCRRPLPQFNSLDERDTRSAS, encoded by the coding sequence ATGGCCCGTCCCGACCACACCGTCTTCCTCAAGCGGTCCTTCTCCAAGATGGACCAGCTCGCGACACCGTTCCTCACCGGGCGGCGACTGTGCCGGCAGCTGGCACAGGTCGTCCCGCACGGCACGAACGGCGTGGTCGTCGAGCTCGGGGCCGGGCCCGGCGTCCTGGCCGAGCCGATCCGCGCCCGGCTCGGCCCGAACGCCCGCTACCTCGCCATCGAGATCGACCCGGAGCTCGTCGCGCACCTGCGGGAGCACAAGCCGTGGCTGGAGGTCGTCGAGGGTGACGTCGCCGACCTGGAGCGGATCCTCGACGAGGCCGGGATCGACCGGGTGGACGCGTTCGTCTCCACGCTGCCCTGGGCGGTGTTCCCGCAGACGCTGCGCCTGTCGGTGATGGGCGTGATCGCACGGCGGCTCGTGCCGGACGGCGTCATGAGCATGATCATCACGTGGATGGCGCTGCCGAACCGGGTGCGCGACCTGCGGGACCTGCTCGACACCCACTTCGACGAGGTCGTCGAGACCGCCACCGAGTGGCGCAACCCGCCACCCGCGCGGACCTTCCTCTGCCGCCGCCCGCTCCCGCAGTTCAACTCTCTCGACGAGCGAGACACTCGATCGGCGAGCTAG
- a CDS encoding FAD-dependent oxidoreductase, translating to MLLAYLLARAGLPVTLLERHQDFDRDFRGDSLHPWTLELLDRLGLAGRLLELPHVKARQFRFRTPKGLVTTSDYGLLDTPYDYVALMPQARFLDFLAGEAAALPSFALRTGAAVNGLLGTGTAGDPVRGVTLRSGEQVEADLVVAADGRFSRIRTLAGATAVSQGATTDLLWFALPQRDDDPPDADVDLFFGERHYVGLLGGPGRWQVGLSLPKGGYPAIREAGVGYVRREVAERVPWLADRVGLLTDLNDATLLSVDISRVPVWHRPGLLLLGDAAHVISPVGGNGILMAAQDALAAANHLVPALRAGTPGDDVLAAVQAEREPAIVTVQDQQVRVERTVARARERGRAVTPPGFLRLLTRLPAVRRRSARRNAYGPVPVHPTPELERALGLRPAPGPA from the coding sequence ATGCTGCTGGCCTACCTGCTGGCCCGGGCCGGGCTGCCGGTGACGCTGCTCGAGCGTCACCAGGACTTCGACCGCGACTTCCGCGGCGACTCCCTGCACCCGTGGACCCTCGAGCTCCTCGACCGGCTCGGTCTCGCCGGGCGGCTGCTGGAGCTCCCGCACGTCAAGGCCCGGCAGTTCCGGTTCCGGACGCCGAAGGGGCTGGTCACCACCTCCGACTACGGTCTGCTCGACACCCCCTACGATTACGTCGCGCTGATGCCGCAGGCCCGGTTCCTCGACTTCCTCGCCGGGGAGGCCGCCGCGCTGCCGTCGTTCGCGCTGCGCACCGGTGCCGCGGTGAACGGCCTGCTCGGGACCGGGACGGCCGGTGACCCGGTGCGTGGCGTGACGCTGCGCTCCGGCGAGCAGGTCGAGGCCGATCTCGTCGTCGCCGCCGACGGCCGGTTCTCCCGGATCCGCACCCTCGCCGGGGCGACGGCCGTCTCCCAGGGCGCCACCACCGACCTGCTGTGGTTCGCGCTCCCCCAGCGCGACGACGACCCACCGGACGCGGACGTCGACCTCTTCTTCGGCGAGCGGCACTACGTCGGCCTGCTCGGCGGTCCCGGCCGCTGGCAGGTCGGGCTCTCCCTGCCGAAGGGCGGCTACCCGGCGATCCGCGAGGCGGGCGTCGGGTACGTCCGCCGGGAGGTCGCCGAGCGCGTGCCGTGGCTGGCCGACCGGGTCGGGCTGCTCACCGACCTGAACGACGCGACGCTGCTGTCGGTGGACATCTCCCGGGTGCCGGTCTGGCACCGCCCCGGCCTGCTCCTGCTCGGCGACGCCGCGCACGTCATCTCCCCGGTCGGGGGCAACGGGATCCTGATGGCCGCACAGGACGCACTGGCCGCGGCGAACCACCTGGTCCCGGCGCTGCGGGCCGGCACACCGGGCGACGACGTGCTCGCCGCGGTGCAGGCCGAGCGGGAACCGGCGATCGTCACCGTCCAGGACCAGCAGGTGCGGGTGGAGCGGACCGTCGCCCGGGCCCGCGAGCGCGGTCGCGCCGTCACACCGCCCGGGTTCCTGCGGCTGCTGACCCGGCTGCCCGCGGTCCGGCGCCGCTCGGCCCGGCGGAACGCGTACGGCCCGGTGCCGGTGCACCCCACGCCCGAGCTGGAACGGGCGCTCGGCCTGCGCCCGGCGCCCGGCCCCGCCTGA
- a CDS encoding asparaginase: protein MTSPAATTAPPVLAAAVPLAYVEREGTVESVHLGTVAELDAGGGLTGRGDPDVAFLPRSALKPVQAVALLRAGLDLDGELLALACASHSGEPAHVDGVRRILAGAGLTEDDLDNTPDLPLDPDAAAGVRASGGGPAPVLQNCSGKHAAMLAACVAAGWPTTGYRAPGHPLQRLVRDTVADLTGVEPAVTTVDGCGAPLLGSTPAGLARAFARIATAAPGTPEGRVAAAMREHPWWVGGTGRAVTRLAQAVPGLVAKDGAEGVLAAALPDGRAFAVTVLDGAARPLPVVAAGLLAGWGVHSPALDTAGRVEVLGHGEPVGAVRLVPQP from the coding sequence GTGACCTCCCCCGCCGCCACGACCGCCCCGCCCGTCCTCGCCGCCGCCGTCCCGCTGGCGTACGTCGAGCGCGAGGGCACCGTCGAGTCGGTGCACCTGGGCACGGTCGCCGAGCTCGACGCCGGCGGCGGCCTGACCGGCCGGGGCGACCCGGACGTCGCGTTCCTCCCGCGGTCCGCGCTGAAGCCCGTGCAGGCGGTCGCGCTGCTGCGCGCGGGCCTCGATCTCGACGGTGAGCTGCTCGCACTGGCCTGCGCGTCGCACTCCGGCGAGCCCGCGCACGTCGACGGCGTCCGCCGGATCCTCGCCGGCGCCGGGCTCACCGAGGACGACCTGGACAACACCCCGGACCTGCCGCTCGACCCGGACGCCGCCGCGGGCGTGCGCGCATCCGGTGGCGGCCCCGCGCCGGTGCTGCAGAACTGCTCCGGCAAGCACGCCGCGATGCTGGCCGCCTGCGTCGCCGCCGGGTGGCCGACGACCGGTTACCGCGCCCCGGGGCACCCGCTGCAGCGGCTCGTCCGCGACACGGTCGCCGATCTGACCGGGGTCGAGCCCGCCGTCACCACCGTGGACGGGTGCGGCGCCCCGCTCCTCGGATCCACCCCGGCCGGGCTGGCCCGGGCGTTCGCCCGGATCGCGACCGCCGCGCCGGGGACCCCGGAGGGCCGGGTGGCCGCGGCGATGCGCGAGCACCCGTGGTGGGTCGGCGGCACCGGACGCGCCGTGACCCGGCTGGCGCAGGCCGTCCCGGGCCTCGTCGCGAAGGACGGCGCCGAGGGCGTCCTCGCGGCCGCGCTGCCGGACGGGCGCGCGTTCGCCGTCACCGTGCTGGACGGGGCGGCCCGCCCGCTGCCGGTCGTCGCGGCCGGTCTCCTCGCCGGCTGGGGCGTGCACTCCCCCGCGCTGGACACCGCCGGGCGGGTCGAGGTGCTCGGCCACGGCGAGCCGGTCGGGGCCGTCCGGCTCGTACCACAGCCCTGA
- a CDS encoding YafY family protein, with translation MMETSARLLRLLGLLQVPRDWTGPALAERLDVDVRTVRRDVDKLRTLGYPVHSTPGTTGGYRLGAGAALPPLLLDDDEAVAVAVGLRTAAGGTVSGIEETSVRALAKLEQVLPNRLRRRVAALGAATATLVGRGPTVDADDLSALAAACRDRERVRFDYTGGDGSETRRIVEPEGLVHTGRRWYLVAWDTGRDDWRTFRVDRMRLRLPAGPRFAPRDPPEGGVAAFAQRGISTGAYPYRARVVFEAPAEQVAEWVTPASGTVTDLGDGRCELVAGASGLDTLAVWIGFFGVDFHVLEPPELVEHLDAVAARYRRAAAASRAAAPPDEGSGGAGTGPPG, from the coding sequence GTGATGGAGACGTCGGCACGGCTGCTGCGCCTGCTCGGGCTGCTGCAGGTACCGCGGGACTGGACCGGTCCGGCGCTGGCCGAGCGCCTCGACGTCGACGTCCGCACCGTGCGGCGTGACGTCGACAAGCTCCGCACCCTCGGCTACCCGGTGCACTCGACGCCGGGCACGACCGGCGGCTACCGGCTCGGCGCCGGTGCCGCGCTGCCCCCGCTGCTCCTCGACGACGACGAGGCGGTGGCCGTCGCCGTCGGGTTGCGGACCGCGGCCGGCGGCACCGTCTCCGGGATCGAGGAGACGTCGGTCCGGGCGCTGGCCAAGCTGGAGCAGGTCCTGCCGAACCGGCTGCGCCGCCGGGTCGCGGCGCTGGGCGCGGCCACCGCGACCCTGGTCGGGCGCGGCCCCACGGTCGACGCCGACGACCTCTCCGCGCTGGCCGCGGCCTGCCGGGACCGGGAGCGGGTCCGCTTCGACTACACCGGGGGCGACGGCAGCGAGACCCGCCGGATCGTCGAGCCGGAGGGGCTCGTGCACACCGGCCGGCGCTGGTACCTGGTCGCGTGGGACACCGGCCGCGACGACTGGCGCACCTTCCGGGTCGACCGGATGCGGCTCCGGCTCCCCGCCGGGCCGCGGTTCGCGCCCCGCGACCCACCGGAGGGCGGCGTCGCGGCGTTCGCCCAGCGGGGGATCTCCACCGGCGCCTACCCGTACCGGGCGCGGGTGGTGTTCGAGGCGCCCGCGGAGCAGGTAGCGGAGTGGGTGACACCGGCGTCGGGCACCGTCACCGACCTCGGCGACGGCCGCTGCGAGCTCGTCGCCGGTGCGTCCGGTCTGGACACGCTCGCCGTCTGGATCGGGTTCTTCGGCGTCGACTTCCACGTGTTGGAGCCGCCGGAGCTCGTCGAGCACCTGGACGCGGTCGCCGCCCGGTACCGGCGGGCCGCCGCGGCGTCCCGGGCGGCGGCGCCCCCGGACGAGGGGTCCGGGGGCGCCGGTACGGGACCGCCGGGCTGA
- a CDS encoding carboxylesterase/lipase family protein, with product MTSPDSAPVVRTTSGRVRGTRTGGVVRFRSVPYAAPPTGPLRYAAPAPVPGWDGVRDAGGGPGPNAPQPVRAIAGGLDMSPVIGTGWRPGADFLTADVWTPDPAAGGLPVLVFVHGGAFVAGEASAPAYDGTALAADGVVLVSVNYRLGAEGFLPLDGGATNVGLRDQLAALAWVRDNAAAFGGDPGRVTVFGESAGAMSIGLLLASPLSAGLFRRAVVQSGGAEMARSGPERAAPFAAALAAGLGAPASAEAFRGFPVEDVAAAQGRVDVPGGRGDLREADGRDPGFGITGFLPVLGDDVLPEDPLTALRAGAGADVDLVAGSNADEMNLYLVPTGALDALTEDQARTVVAAVAPGATLSGDGSPGERYSRLMTELVFAGPTRRLLDAHTGRRFGYLFGYRSTACGGRLGAAHATELPFVFGTLDRASGPSGLAGDAPPAALSDRMRASWVRFAADGDPGWPAWDPAAPVRRRFDVEDTDEEATDDPAR from the coding sequence GTGACCTCTCCCGACTCCGCGCCCGTCGTGCGGACGACCTCCGGCCGGGTGCGCGGCACCCGCACCGGCGGCGTCGTCCGGTTCCGGTCCGTCCCCTACGCCGCGCCGCCCACCGGCCCGCTGCGCTACGCGGCCCCGGCGCCCGTCCCCGGGTGGGACGGCGTCCGCGACGCCGGCGGCGGGCCCGGCCCGAACGCCCCGCAGCCGGTCCGCGCGATCGCCGGCGGGCTCGACATGAGCCCGGTGATCGGGACCGGCTGGCGGCCCGGCGCGGACTTCCTCACCGCCGACGTGTGGACGCCCGACCCGGCCGCCGGTGGTCTGCCGGTGCTGGTGTTCGTGCACGGCGGCGCGTTCGTCGCCGGGGAGGCGTCGGCCCCCGCCTACGACGGCACGGCCCTCGCGGCGGACGGCGTCGTGCTGGTGTCGGTGAACTACCGGCTGGGGGCCGAGGGCTTCCTGCCGCTCGACGGGGGCGCCACCAACGTCGGGTTGCGCGACCAGCTCGCCGCACTCGCCTGGGTCCGGGACAACGCCGCCGCGTTCGGCGGCGACCCCGGCCGGGTCACCGTGTTCGGCGAGTCCGCCGGGGCGATGAGCATCGGTCTGCTGCTCGCCTCGCCGCTGTCGGCGGGACTGTTCCGGCGGGCCGTCGTCCAGTCCGGCGGTGCCGAGATGGCCCGGTCGGGGCCGGAGCGGGCGGCGCCGTTCGCGGCCGCGCTGGCCGCCGGGCTGGGCGCGCCGGCGTCGGCGGAGGCCTTCCGCGGGTTCCCCGTCGAGGACGTCGCTGCCGCGCAGGGCCGCGTCGACGTCCCGGGGGGCCGCGGTGACCTGCGGGAGGCCGACGGCCGCGACCCCGGCTTCGGGATCACCGGCTTCCTGCCCGTCCTCGGCGACGACGTGCTGCCCGAGGACCCGCTGACGGCGCTGCGCGCCGGCGCCGGGGCGGACGTCGATCTCGTCGCCGGGTCGAACGCCGACGAGATGAACCTCTATCTCGTCCCCACCGGCGCCCTCGACGCGCTGACCGAGGACCAGGCCCGGACGGTGGTGGCGGCCGTCGCGCCGGGCGCCACGCTGTCCGGCGACGGCAGCCCCGGCGAGCGCTACAGCCGTCTGATGACCGAGCTGGTGTTCGCCGGCCCCACCCGGCGGCTGCTCGACGCCCACACCGGACGGCGGTTCGGCTACCTGTTCGGGTACCGCTCGACCGCCTGCGGCGGCCGGCTCGGGGCGGCGCACGCCACCGAGCTGCCGTTCGTGTTCGGGACGCTCGACCGGGCGTCCGGCCCGTCCGGCCTGGCCGGCGACGCCCCGCCCGCCGCGCTGTCGGACCGCATGCGCGCCTCGTGGGTCCGGTTCGCCGCCGACGGCGACCCCGGCTGGCCTGCCTGGGACCCCGCGGCACCGGTGCGCCGCCGGTTCGACGTCGAGGACACCGACGAGGAGGCCACCGACGACCCGGCCCGCTGA
- a CDS encoding putative quinol monooxygenase, with translation METNERVGRYVRMVAVEGQGPELAKALLRVADGMAQQPGCLAYVVNATPDEADAVWVTEMWSDAASSEAALGRDLGEAGLGDVLELLAAPPDYIEVTPLGGPGLA, from the coding sequence GTGGAGACGAACGAGCGGGTCGGCAGGTACGTGCGGATGGTGGCCGTGGAGGGCCAGGGCCCCGAGCTGGCCAAGGCCCTGCTCCGGGTGGCGGACGGGATGGCGCAGCAGCCCGGCTGCCTGGCGTACGTCGTGAACGCGACGCCGGACGAGGCGGACGCCGTCTGGGTGACGGAGATGTGGTCCGACGCGGCCTCGTCCGAGGCCGCGCTGGGCCGGGACCTCGGCGAGGCCGGGCTCGGCGACGTGCTCGAGCTGCTCGCCGCGCCGCCGGACTACATCGAGGTCACCCCGCTGGGCGGCCCCGGCCTCGCCTGA